A segment of the Coffea arabica cultivar ET-39 chromosome 8c, Coffea Arabica ET-39 HiFi, whole genome shotgun sequence genome:
AAATTTCTCATGCCTGCGGGAGTAGCTGAAGTGCTAGAAGACCCAGAGGTAACTCGGATTTGCTATACCGCCAGTCTTAAGGATAAGGAGAAACTGGTAGGTCAAACAGCCTACTTAGAGCCTTGGGAGCCaacagagaagaagaaaagattgGAGACAGATAAAGGGTTGCAAGAACTGCCGATCAGCCCGGAACGACCAGATTACGTAGTTAAGATCGGCTCATGCCTGAAAGAACTGACCAAAAAGGTGCTAGAATCCCTTCTGACGGAATATGCAGAAATCTTCACCTGGAGTGCAGAGGACATGCTCGAAATTTCTTCCGAACTAGCAGTTCACAAGCTGCACGTGGATTCCAGTGCTCAGCCTGTGAAACAAAAGAAGAGGAATTTTGCGCCTGCACGGAATAAGGTCGTCAAGGATAAGGTTGGCAAACTATTAGAGGCCAAGATCGTGAAGGAGGTCTTCTACTCGACCTAGCTGGCTAATCCTGTGCTGGTCAAAAAGAATGATAAGGTTTGGAGGATGTGCGTGGACTTCTCCGACCTGAACAAACCTTGCCCAAAGGATTGCTACCCTCTTCCCCGAATTGACCTATTTGTGGACTAAACAACGAAATACGAGATCTTTTATTTCTTGGATGCCTTCAAAGGATACCACTAGATAGCTATGGATGAGGAAAATCAGGAGAAGACCTCATTCATCATTGAGTACGGTACCTATTGTTATGTCACCATGCCGTTTGGACTAAAAAACGCAGGCGCGACATAccaaaggttagtgaacaagctGTTCAAAGATCAGATAGGCCGAAatatggaggtctacgtggacgACATGCTGGTGAAAAGCCGAACTCAGGAGCAGTTCATCACAGACCTTAGAGAGATATTCGACGTCCTTCGGAACTTGCGGATGCGGTTGAACCCTAAGAAATGCATTTTTGGGGTCTGGTCGGACAAATTCCTAAGATACATGATATCCAAAAATGAAATAAGAGCTAATCTCAACAAAGTGAAGACTATCATGGACATGGCTCCTCCCCGAAATATAAAGGAAGTGAGCGATTAATTGGTAGGATGACAACCTTGAACAGATTCCTATCGAAATTAGCAGTTCGGGGGTCTCCTTTCTTCAAGGCCTTAAGAAGAGGCCCCCAGTTCGAGTGGACCTCGAGATGCCAAAAAATATTCGACGAACTGAAGGATCACATCGCCAAACTGCCAACCTTGACCTCTCCCGGCCTGGGCGAAACCCTGTTCGTCTACCTAGCCGTAGGAAAGGAAGCAGTCAGCACGGTGCTAGTTCGGGAGGAAGACAAGGTCCAAAAATCAGTATACTGCATCAGCCGTGCTCTGCAAGAGGCGAAGACCAGATACTCTGCGGTTGAGCGGTATGTCCTGATGCTAGTTCACACTGCCCGAAAACTTAGATCATACTTCCAAATTCATCCCATCGTAGTGGTGACCGATTAGTCCTGAAACAGATCCTATCTAAGCCGGATGTGTCTGGAAGGATGGTCAAGTGGGCTGTGGAGCTGTCCGAATATGACCTCAGTTACCAGTCTCTGACGGCCATCAAGGCACAAGCGCTAGCGGACTTCATAGCGGAAGGTGTCTCCTTCGGGCTACAAGGGGCTGAGGCCGAACAGGCCGGAGAAGCAGTCAAGACCTAACAGGCCGTCAAGGCTGCTAAGACTAGAGAAGCAGCCGAAATCGAACAGGCCATAGAGACTGCTGAGGCCAGACGGACCAAAGAGACTGTCGAGACCGAACAGGCCGTAGAGACAGCCGAGACCGAACAGGCTATAGAGGCTGCCCAGGCTGGAGAAGCAACCGAGGCCAAGTAGGTCAAATAAGTTGCTGAGGCAGGACAACCAAAGGGGCTGCGATACGGATCGTCTCGACCTGGACGTTGTATGTCGATGGAGCTTCAAGCAGAGGCAGAGAAAGGTGTAGAGCTGGGCTCCTCTTGATCAACACTACGGGGGAAAAGTTGGCTTACGCCTTGAGGTTCAATTTCAGAGCCTTTAATAACGAATCCGAATATGAGACTCTGATTGCGGGGATGGAAATGGCTCGAAAATTAGAGATTGAATCAATAAAGATCTATAGCGACTCGCAGCTGATAGTGAACCAAGTCTTGAAAAATTACGAAGTCAAAGAAGAATCGTTGAAAAAATACGTCGCCAAGGCACAAGAGCTGAGGAGTCAGTTCAAGCAGTTCACGCTCAAACAGGTTCCTTGGAGTCGGAATAAAAGAGCTGATGTCTTGTCCAAACTAGCCTCCACTTCGTTTGGCACGCTGAACAAGGAAGTGTTAGTAGAAGACATCAAAGGTCAGGCGTACGAGTAGTTAGACACTGCAGTGATTCAAGTGATGAACTCATGGATGGATGCTATTGTGCGGTACTTAGCCAACGGAGAGCTCCCCTCAAATAAGGTAGAGGCTCGAAAAATCATTCTCAAGTCACAAAGGTATGTGCTCATGGATGAAGTGCTATATAGAAGATCCTACTTGCGTCCGTGGTTGAAGTGTGTGACACCTGATGAGGGAAACTACATCCTGCACGAATTGCATGAGGGTATCTGCGAAAATCATGTTGGCCCACGGGTTCTGGCCAAGAAGGAGATGTTGTTCGAGTATTACTGGCCTACCATCTTTCGAGACTCGGCTGAACTGGTGGTAAGGTGCATGTCATGCCAACTACAcgcaccaattcatcacacctCGACTCAAGAGCTGGTTCCTCTTCAAAGTCCATGACCGTTCTTCCAAGGGGGAATAGATCTGCTTGGCCCATTTCCCTGGGCTCCAGGAAGGTATGAGCATCTG
Coding sequences within it:
- the LOC140013775 gene encoding uncharacterized protein; this translates as MGENPSKRLKIYEEIIYGPEDAIPLASNNHETIVIKIITCNYKVKNMYIDNGSIIDVLYYKTFKKLQLEDKQLIPVRTSLIGFAGPSIQPKGMITVIVTVGVSPKSRTVTINFAVVKEPSSYNMILERPTLNTLRAVCSTPHLNMKFLMPAGVAEVLEDPEVTRICYTASLKDKEKLVGQTAYLEPWEPTEKKKRLETDKGLQELPISPERPDYVVKIGSCLKELTKKVLESLLTEYAEIFTWSAEDMLEISSELAVHKLHVDSSAQPVKQKKRNFAPARNKVVKDKVGKLLEAKIVKEVFYST
- the LOC140013776 gene encoding uncharacterized protein codes for the protein MTTLNRFLSKLAVRGSPFFKALRRGPQFEWTSRCQKIFDELKDHIAKLPTLTSPGLGETLFVYLAVGKEAVSTVLVREEDKVQKSVYCISRALQEAKTRYSAVEREAAEIEQAIETAEARRTKETVETEQAVETAETEQAIEAAQAGEATEAKGRERCRAGLLLINTTGEKLAYALRFNFRAFNNESEYETLIAGMEMARKLEIESIKIYSDSQLIVNQVLKNYEVKEESLKKYVAKAQELRSQFKQFTLKQVPWSRNKRADVLSKLASTSFGTLNKEVLVEDIKGRYEHLMVAIDNFTKWIEVELLNTISSRLIQKFFWRNIVPRFGIPRVLVFDNGRQFADSSFQDWCSEFRIWQHFTSVGHLQANGQWYWLRSFAYRCGLYLKIFAYFAVSVLVVELLPLNLILSCLCTSGTGCGVAYNS